One genomic segment of Sminthopsis crassicaudata isolate SCR6 chromosome 2, ASM4859323v1, whole genome shotgun sequence includes these proteins:
- the LOC141554549 gene encoding chemokine-like factor: protein MDSQINSDSEERTVWGFLVSIKGIVKMIRLILIIVALIIYIVAQAPETYIVITTLEAITVFFFVILYLLRLDLMLKFLFWPLLDIINSLMTIVFLMIVSVLSLIPETKIQIAVAGILGIVATVFTVADAALIYRKLMFNPSGPYEKRHTHEKKRRSRHSRHSHHSYHPRLSQEKDEDL, encoded by the exons ATGGACTCCCAGATTAACTCCGACTCGGAGGAGAGGACTGTGTGGGGCTTCTTGGTCTCCATCAAGGGCATAGTGAAGATGATACGGCTG atttTGATTATAGTAGCCTTGATCATATATATTGTTGCTCAAGCTCCTGAAACATACATAGTAATCACAACTTTGGAAGCCATCACTGTATTTTTTTTCGTAATATTATATTTACTAAGACTTGACCTAATGTTGAAGTTTTTGTTTTGGCCTTTGCTC GATATTATAAACTCTCTAATGACCATAGTATTCCTTATGATCGTGTCTGTTTTGTCGTTGATACCAGAAACTAAAATACAGATTGCTGTTGCAGGG atcCTTGGAATTGTGGCAACTGTGTTTACTGTTGCAGACGCTgctctcatctacagaaaacttATGTTTAATCCAAGTGGTCCCTATGAGAAAAGGCACACTCATGAAAAAAAGCGACGTTCTCGTCACTCTCGCCACTCTCATCATAGTTATCATCCTCGTCTTTCTCAGGAAAAAGATGAAGATTTGTAA